A genomic region of Barnesiella viscericola DSM 18177 contains the following coding sequences:
- a CDS encoding dicarboxylate/amino acid:cation symporter, translated as MKKFRISLLGQVLIAIAAGVLLGQFLPIPLARVFVTFNGLFGNFLNFAIPLIIIGLIIPAIADLGKGAGRLLLITALIAYGSTIFSGFFTYFTGEAIFPRLIAGSTQSAAAIDSSAATTLKPFFTVEMPAPFDIMTALLLSFCIGLGLSAIQGNTLRMAASDLRDIISLLIEKVIIPLLPLHIFGIFLNMTLSGQVASIISVFVKIIVVIFVLHILLLLIQFSLAGLVARKNPLRLLKNMLPAYATALGSQSSAATIPVTLAQTLKNGVSKNIATFVIPLCATIHLSGSTMKITACAMAIMMMAGMPVHTLDFSGFILMLGITMVAAPGVPGGAIMAALGILESMLGFDETAQALMIALYIAMDSFGTACNVTGDGAIAVVVDRINGKSGHLMQRP; from the coding sequence ATGAAAAAATTCCGCATCTCGCTTCTGGGGCAAGTGCTCATCGCCATCGCAGCCGGTGTACTGCTGGGACAATTCCTGCCGATACCCCTTGCCCGGGTGTTTGTCACCTTCAACGGTCTCTTCGGCAACTTCCTCAACTTTGCCATACCGCTCATCATCATCGGCCTCATCATTCCGGCCATCGCCGACCTGGGCAAGGGAGCCGGCCGATTGCTGCTCATCACGGCACTCATCGCTTACGGCTCGACCATCTTCTCGGGATTCTTCACCTATTTCACCGGCGAAGCCATCTTCCCCCGACTCATTGCCGGCTCGACCCAGTCGGCGGCGGCCATCGACAGTTCAGCAGCCACAACCCTCAAACCCTTCTTCACCGTCGAGATGCCCGCCCCCTTCGACATCATGACTGCCCTGCTCCTCTCCTTCTGCATCGGGCTGGGGCTGTCGGCCATACAGGGCAACACGCTGCGCATGGCCGCCTCCGACCTGCGCGACATCATCTCGCTGCTCATCGAGAAGGTCATCATACCGCTGTTGCCGCTGCACATCTTCGGCATCTTCCTCAACATGACCCTCTCGGGACAGGTAGCCTCCATCATCTCGGTCTTTGTCAAGATTATCGTGGTCATCTTCGTGCTGCACATTCTCCTGCTGCTTATCCAGTTCTCGCTGGCCGGACTGGTGGCCCGCAAGAATCCCCTGCGGCTGCTCAAAAACATGCTGCCCGCCTATGCCACGGCACTCGGCTCCCAGTCGTCGGCAGCTACCATACCCGTCACCCTGGCCCAAACCCTTAAAAACGGGGTGAGCAAAAACATCGCCACCTTTGTTATACCCCTGTGTGCCACCATACACCTGTCGGGCAGCACAATGAAAATCACCGCCTGCGCCATGGCCATCATGATGATGGCCGGCATGCCCGTCCACACCCTCGATTTCAGCGGTTTCATTCTCATGCTGGGCATTACGATGGTCGCCGCGCCCGGCGTGCCCGGCGGAGCCATCATGGCCGCCCTGGGAATACTCGAAAGCATGCTGGGATTCGACGAGACGGCCCAGGCTCTCATGATTGCCCTCTACATCGCCATGGACAGTTTCGGTACCGCCTGCAACGTGACCGGCGACGGTGCCATCGCCGTGGTCGTGGACCGTATCAACGGGAAAAGCGGACACCTCATGCAGCGTCCGTGA